From Canis lupus baileyi chromosome 16, mCanLup2.hap1, whole genome shotgun sequence, a single genomic window includes:
- the OTOP2 gene encoding proton channel OTOP2, with the protein MSEDSAPGPEESPPAPRAGSREVWKKGGRLLSVLLAVNVLLLACTLVSGGAFNKVAVYDTDVFALLTTMMLLASLWILFYLFRTVRCPDAVPYRDAHAGPIWLRGGLVLFGICTLVMDVFKTGYYSSFFECQSAIKILHPLTQAVFVIVQTYFLWVSAKDCIHVHLDLTRCGLMFTLTTNLAIWMAAVVDESVHQTHSYDSSHSNTSHLRLAPDPERAGSSVGGDCSCNTAICQIFQQGYFYLYPFNIEYSLFASTMLYVMWKNVGRLLASSTHGHGHTPSQISLFRETFFAGPILGLMLFVVGLAVFIIYEVQVSGEGSRPEQALVIYYSFNIICLGLMTLVSLSGSVIYRFDRRAMDHHKNPTRTLDVALLMGAALGQYAISYYSIVAVVVGTPRDLLGGLNLAHALLMIAQHTFQNVFIIESLHRGPPGAESHDTTPKESCHGLTFANADALHTLPACPPTPRLVGTSHGLTFANIDALHTLPACPPTPRLVGTNPGGPQEAVAIILAPRSHWRRRCLKDMSLFLLLCNVILWIMPAFGARPHFSNTVEVDFYGYSLWAAIVNICLPFGIFYRMHAVSSLLEVYVLS; encoded by the exons ATGTCGGAGGACTCGGCCCCGGGCCCCGAGGAGAGCCCGCCAGCGCCGCGGGCAGGCTCCCGCGAGGTGTGGAAGAAGGGCGGCCGCCTGCTGTCCGTGCTGCTGGCCGTGAACGTGCTGCTGCTCGCCTGCACGCTCGTCAGTGGCGGCGCCTTCAACAAGGTAGCGGTGTATGACACCGACGTGTTCGCGCTGCTCACCACCATGATGCTGCTCGCCTCCCTCTGGATCCTCTTCTACCTCTTCCGGACCGTGCGCTGCCCCGACGCCGTCCCCTACCGGGACGCGCACGCCGGCCCCATCTGGCTCCGAG GTGGGCTGGTGCTGTTTGGGATCTGCACTCTTGTCATGGATGTCTTCAAGACTGGCTACTACTCCAGTTTCTTTGAGTGCCAATCGGCCATCAAGATTCTGCATCCTCTCACCCAAGCTGTGTTTGTCATCGTCCAG ACTTACTTTCTCTGGGTCTCCGCTAAAGACTGTATTCACGTCCATCTGGATCTGACCCG GTGTGGTCTCATGTTCACCCTCACCACCAACCTGGCCATCTGGATGGCAGCCGTGGTGGACGAGTCCGTGCACCAGACCCACTCCTATGATAGTTCCCACAGCAACACCAGCCACCTTCGCCTCGCTCCTGACC CGGAGCGAGCGGGCAGCTCGGTTGGAGGAGACTGTTCCTGCAACACGGCCATCTGCCAGATTTTCCAGCAGGGCTACTTCTACCTGTATCCCTTCAACATCGAGTACAGCCTTTTTGCCTCCACCATGCTCTATGTCATGTGGAAGAATGTGGGCAGACTGCTGGCCTCCTCCACCCACGGCCACGGCCACACCCCATCCCAGATCAGCCTCTTCCGGGAGACCTTTTTTGCTGGCCCGATCCTGGGCCTGATGCTCTTCGTGGTGGGGCTGGCTGTCTTCATCATCTACGAGGTCCaagtgagtggggaggggagccGCCCCGAGCAGGCCCTGGTCATCTACTACAGCTTCAACATCATCTGTCTGGGGCTCATGACCTTGgtcagcctgagtggctcagtcatctACCGTTTTGATCGCCGGGCCATGGATCACCATAAGAACCCCACTCGAACCCTGGATGTGGCGCTGCTGATGGGTGCCGCCCTGGGCCAGTACGCTATCTCCTACTACTCTATTGTGGCTGTGGTTGTGGGCACACCCAGGGACCTACTGGGGGGGCTCAACCTAGCCCATGCTCTGCTCATGATTGCCCAGCACACCTTCCAGAATGTGTTCATCATCGAGAGCCTCCATCGGGGACCACCCGGGGCTGAATCTCATGATACCACCCCCAAGGAGTCCTGCCATGGCCTTACCTTTGCCAACGCGGATGCCCTCCACACCTTGCCGGCCTGCCCACCCACTCCCAGGCTGGTTGGCACCAGCCATGGCCTTACCTTTGCCAACATTGATGCCCTCCACACCTtgcctgcctgcccacccacGCCCAGACTGGTTGGCACCAACCCAGGGGGACCTCAGGAAGCAGTGGCCATCATCTTGGCCCCCAGGAGCCACTGGAGACGCCGGTGCCTGAAGGACATGTCTCTGTTTCTTCTGCTCTGCAATGTCATC cTGTGGATCATGCCTGCCTTTGGAGCCCGCCCTCACTTCAGCAACACTGTGGAGGTGGACTTCTATGGCTACTCACTCTGGGCAGCCATCGTCAACATCTGCCTGCCCTTCGGCATCTTCTACCGTATGCACGCTGTCTCCAGCCTGCTGGAGGTCTATGTCTTGTCCTGA
- the HID1 gene encoding protein HID1, whose protein sequence is MGSADSKLNFRKAVIQLTTKTQPVEATDDAFWDQFWADTATSVQDVFALVPAAEIRAVREESPSNLATLCYKAVEKLVQGAESGCHSEKEKQIVLNCSRLLTRVLPYIFEDPDWRGFFWSTVPGAGRAGGEDDDENARPLAESLLLAIADLLFCPDFTVQSHRRSTVDSAEDVHSLDSCEYIWEAGVGFAHSPQPNYIHDVNRMELLKLLLTCFSEAMYLPPAPDSGSTNPWVQFFCSTENRHALPLFTSLLNTVCAYDPVGYGIPYNHLLFSDYREPLVEEAAQVLIVTLDHDSATSASPTVDGTTTGTAMDDTDPPGPENLFVNYLSRIHREEDFQFILKGIARLLSNPLLQTYLPNSTKKIQFHQELLVLFWKLCDFNKKFLFFVLKSSDVLDILVPILYFLNDARADQSRVGLMHIGVFILLLLSGERNFGVRLNKPYSVRVPMDIPVFTGTHADLLIVVFHKIITSGHQRLQPLFDCLLTIVVNVSPYLKSLSMVAANKLLHLLEAFSTTWFLFSAAQNHHLVFFLLEAFNNIIQYQFDGNSNLVYAIIRKRSVFHQLANLPTDPPAIHKALQRRRRAPEPLSRTGSQEGASMEGSRPAAPAEPGTLKTSLVATPGIDKLTEKSQVSEDGTLRSLESTSQQSSADGSPAMEDQEPEQAWREQRRLSSASASGQWSPTSEWVLSWKSKLPLQTIMRLLQVLVPQVEKICIDKGLTDESEILRFLQHGTLVGLLPVPHPILIRKYQANSGTAMWFRTYMWGVIYLRNVDPPVWYDTDVKLFEIQRV, encoded by the exons ATGGGGTCGGCCGACTCTAAGCTGAATTTCCGAAAGGCGGTAATCCAGCTCACCACCAAGACGCAG CCTGTGGAAGCCACCGATGATGCCTTTTGGGACCAGTTCTGGGCAGACACGGCCACCTCAGTACAGGATGTCTTTGCACTGGTGCCAGCGGCAGAGATCCGGGCTGTGCGGGAGGAGTCACCCTCCAATTTGGCCACTCTGTGCTACAAG GCTGTGGAGAAGCTGGTGCAGGGAGCCGAGAGCGGCTGCCATtcggagaaggagaagcagattgtCCTGAACTGCAGCAGGCTCCTCACCCGTGTGCTGCCCTACATCTTTGAGGACCCCGACTGGAGGGGCTTCTTCTGGTCCACAGTGCCCGGGGCAGGGCGAGCAGGG GGAGAGGATGATGATGAGAATGCCCGGCCCCTGGCTGAGTCCCTGCTCCTGGCCATTGCTGATCTCCTCTTCTGTCCAGATTTCACTGTCCAGAGCCACCGAAGGAGCACTGTG GACTCAGCGGAGGATGTCCACTCCCTGGACAGCTGTGAATACATCTGGGAGGCTGGTGTGGGCTTTGCTCACTCCCCTCAGCCCAACTACATCCACGATGTGAACCG GATGGAGCTGTTGAAACTGCTGCTCACATGCTTCTCTGAGGCCATGTACCTGCCCCCAGCCCCGGACAGCGGCAGCACCAACCCGTGGGTGCAGTTCTTTTGTTCCACGGAGAACAG ACATGCCCTGCCCCTTTTTACCTCCCTCCTCAACACTGTGTGTGCCTATGACCCTGTGGGCTACGGGATCCCCTACAACCACCTGCTCTTCTCTGACTACCGGGAACCCCTGGTGGAGGAGGCTGCCCAGGTGCTCATTGTCACCTTGGACCATGACAGTGCCACCAGCGCCAGCCCCACGGTGGACGGTACCACCACAGGCACTGCTATGGATGATACGGAC CCTCCAGGACCTGAGAACCTGTTTGTGAACTACCTGTCCCGCATCCATCGTGAAGAG GATTTCCAGTTCATCCTCAAGGGCATAGCCCGGCTGCTCTCCAATCCCCTGCTCCAGACCTACCTGCCCAACTCCACCAAGAAGATCCAGTTCCACCAGGAGCTGCTGGTCCTCTTCTGGAAGCTCTGTGACTTCAATAAG aaATTCCTCTTTTTTGTACTGAAGAGCAGTGACGTGCTGGACATCCTGGTCCCCATCCTCTACTTCCTCAATGATGCCCGAGCGGATCAGT CTCGGGTGGGCCTGATGCACATTGGAGTCTTCATCCTGTTGCTTCTGAGCGGGGAGCGGAACTTTGGGGTGCGGCTGAACAAGCCCTACTCAGTGCGTGTGCccatggacatccctgtcttcacGGGCACCCACGCAGACCTGCTCATTGTG GTATTCCACAAGATCATCACCAGCGGTCACCAGCGCCTGCAGCCCCTCTTCGATTGCCTGCTCACCATCGTGGTCAACG TGTCCCCCTACCTCAAGAGCCTGTCCATGGTGGCTGCCAATAAGCTGCTGCACCTGCTGGAGGCCTTCTCCACCACCTGGTTCCTCTTCTCTGCTGCCCAGAACCACCATCTGGTCttcttcctcctggaagccttcaACAACATCATCCAGTACCAGTTTGATG GCAACTCCAACCTGGTCTACGCCATCATCCGAAAGCGCAGCGTCTTCCACCAGCTGGCCAACCTGCCCACCGACCCGCCTGCCATCCACAAGGCCTTGCAACGACGCCGACGGGCACCTGAGCCCTTGTCCCGAACCGGCTCTCAGGAGGGTGCCTCCATGGAGGGCTCCCGCCCCGCTGCCCCTGCCGAGCCTGGCACTCTCAAGACCAGCCTGGTGGCCACCCCAG GCATTGACAAGCTGACGGAGAAGTCCCAGGTGTCAGAGGATGGCACCCTGCGATCCCTGGAGTCCACGTCCCAGCAGAGCTCGGCAGATGGCAGTCCAGCCATGGAG GACCAGGAGCCAGAGCAGGCATGGCGGGAGCAGCGGCGACTGTCCAGCGCGTCAGCCAGTGGGCAGTGGAGCCCAACATCGGAATGG GTTCTCTCTTGGAAGTCCAAGCTGCCGCTGCAGACCATCATGAGGCTGTTGCAAGTACTGGTTCCCCAAGTGGAAAAGATCTGCATTGACAA GGGCCTGACAGATGAGTCAGAGATCCTGAGGTTCCTGCAGCATGGCACTCTGGTGGGGCTCCTGCCTGTGCCCCATCCCATCCTCATCCGCAAGTACCAGGCCAACTCGGGCACGGCCATGTGGTTCCGCACCTATATGTGGGGGGTCATCTATCTGAG GAACGTGGACCCACCTGTCTGGTATGACACAGATGTGAAGCTGTTTGAGATCCAGCGGGTGTGA
- the OTOP3 gene encoding proton channel OTOP3 translates to MPAQASAPSQAPSTASPEAQETGAAPAGENQVDVGAEKTGAPASPHQKSWLVRHFSLLLRRDRQAQKAGQLFSGLLALNVVFLGGAFICSMIFNNVAITLGDVWILLAALKVLSLLWLLYYATCTTRHPHAVLYHDPHAGPIWVRGSLVLFGSCTICLNIFRVGYDVSHIHCKSQLELIFPVIEMIFIGVQTWVLWKHCKDCVQVQTNFTRCGLMLTLATDLLLWVLDVTNDSMHHKIKAELNTLMENFSGNDTNTCLCLNATVCEVFQKGYLMLYPFSTEYYLICCAVLFVMWKNVGRRLAPHPGAHRGTPPFHLHGVIFGPLLGLMALVAGVCVFVLFQIQASGPAIACQYFTLYYAFYIAVLPTMSLACLAGTVIHGLEERELDTLKNPTRSLDVVLLMGAALGQMGIAYFSIVAIVATHPHELLNRLILAYSLLLILQHIVQNLFIIEGLHRRPLWESAPEALAEKREAEPPHRDSLLELGQDLRRASLAYIHSYSHLNWKRRALKEISLFLILCNITLWMMPAFGIHPEFENGLEKDFYGYRTWFTIVNFGLPLGVFYRMHSVGGLVELYLEA, encoded by the exons ATGCCCGCCCAGGCCTCAG CCCCTTCTCAGGCTCCATCCACAGCCTCCCCAGAAGCACAGGAGACTGGAGCAGCCCCGGCCGGGGAGAACCAAGTGGATGTGGGGGCCGAGAAAACTGGAGCTCCTGCCTCGCCCCACCAGAAGTCCTGGCTGGTGCGGCATTTCTCACTGCTGCTGCGGAGGGACAGGCAGGCCCAGAAGGCAGGGCAGCTCTTCTCAGGGCTCCTGGCCCTCAATGTGGTGTTCCTGGGTGGAGCCTTCATCTGCAGCATGATCTTCAACAACGTGGCCATCACCCTGGGCGATGTGTGGATCCTGCTGGCTGCACTCAAGGTCCTgtccctcctctggctcctctACTATGCCACCTGCACCACCCGCCACCCACATGCTGTGCTCTACCATGACCCTCATGCGGGACCCATTTGGGTGCGGG GCTCCCTGGTGCTCTTCGGCAGCTGCACCATCTGCCTCAATATCTTCCGAGTGGGCTATGACGTGAGCCACATCCATTGCAAGTCGCAGCTGGAACTCATCTTCCCTGTCATCGAGATGATCTTCATCGGTGTCCAG ACCTGGGTGCTCTGGAAACATTGTAAGGACTGTGTTCAGGTCCAGACCAATTTCACTAG GTGTGGCCTAATGCTGACCCTGGCCACAGACCTGCTGCTGTGGGTTCTGGATGTCACCAACGACTCCATGCACCACAAGATCAAGGCTGAGCTCAACACCCTCATGGAAAACTTCTCAG gcaaTGACACCAACACCTGCCTGTGTCTCAATGCCACGGTGTGCGAGGTCTTCCAGAAGGGCTACCTGATGCTCTACCCCTTCAGCACCGAGTACTACCTCATCTGCTGTGCTGTGCTCTTTGTCATGTGGAAGAACGTGGGCCGCCGCCTGGcaccccacccaggtgcccaccgtGGCACCCCTCCCTTCCACCTGCACGGGGTCATCTTTGGGCCACTGCTGGGCCTGATGGCACTGGTGGCAGGCGTGTGCGTCTTCGTGCTCTTCCAGATCCAAGCAAGTGGCCCTGCCATTGCGTGCCAGTACTTCACCCTCTACTATGCCTTCTACATAGCTGTGCTGCCCACCATGAGCCTGGCATGCCTGGCGGGCACGGTCATCCACGGGCTGGAGGAGCGAGAGCTGGACACGCTCAAGAACCCCACCCGCAGCCTGGACGTGGTGCTGCTCATGGGCGCAGCGCTGGGCCAGATGGGCATCGCCTACTTCTCCATCGTGGCCATCGTGGCCACCCATCCCCATGAGCTGCTCAACCGCCTCATCCTGGCCTACTCGCTGCTGCTTATCCTGCAGCACATCGTCCAGAACCTCTTCATCATCGAGGGCCTGCACCGGCGCCCGCTCTGGGAGTCGGCTCCCGAGGCCCTGGCCGAGAAGCGGGAGGCTGAGCCACCCCACCGCGACTCCCTGCTGGAGCTGGGCCAGGACCTGCGGCGGGCCTCGCTGGCCTACATCCACTCCTACAGCCACCTCAACTGGAAGCGGCGGGCACTCAAGGAGATCTCGCTCTTCCTCATCCTCTGCAACATCACG ctgtgGATGATGCCTGCATTTGGCATACACCCGGAGTTTGAGAACGGGCTGGAAAAGGACTTCTATGGCTACCGGACCTGGTTCACCATTGTCAACTTTGGCCTGCCTCTGGGGGTCTTCTACCGCATGCATTCCGTGGGGGGGCTGGTGGAGCTCTATTTGGAGGCCTGA